Proteins encoded together in one Synechococcus sp. A15-62 window:
- the psbA gene encoding photosystem II q(b) protein, protein MTTTLQQRSGASSWQAFCEWVTSTNNRLYVGWFGVLMIPTLLAATICFVIAFVAAPPVDIDGIREPVAGSLIYGNNIISGAVVPSSNAIGLHFYPIWEAASLDEWLYNGGPFQLVVFHFLIGIYAYMGREWELSYRLGMRPWICVAYSAPVAAASAVFLVYPFGQGSFSDAMPLGISGTFNYMLVFQAEHNILMHPFHMLGVAGVFGGSLFSAMHGSLVTSSLVRETTESESQNYGYKFGQEEETYNIVAAHGYFGRLIFQYASFNNSRSLHFFLAAWPVVGIWFTALGVSTMAFNLNGFNFNQSILDGQGRVLNTWADVLNRAGLGMEVMHERNAHNFPLDLAAAESTPVALQAPAIG, encoded by the coding sequence ATGACCACCACCCTCCAGCAGCGCTCCGGCGCTTCCAGCTGGCAGGCCTTCTGTGAGTGGGTCACCTCCACCAACAACCGTCTGTATGTCGGTTGGTTCGGTGTGCTGATGATCCCCACACTGCTGGCTGCCACCATCTGTTTCGTCATCGCTTTCGTCGCCGCTCCTCCGGTCGACATCGATGGCATCCGTGAGCCCGTCGCTGGCTCCTTGATCTACGGCAACAACATCATCTCTGGTGCTGTTGTTCCTTCCAGCAACGCCATCGGCCTGCACTTCTACCCCATCTGGGAAGCTGCTTCCCTCGATGAGTGGCTGTACAACGGCGGCCCCTTCCAGCTGGTTGTTTTCCACTTCCTCATCGGCATCTACGCCTACATGGGTCGTGAGTGGGAACTCTCCTACCGCCTGGGCATGCGCCCCTGGATCTGCGTTGCCTACAGCGCACCTGTCGCTGCAGCCTCCGCTGTCTTCCTGGTTTACCCCTTCGGTCAGGGTTCCTTCTCTGACGCAATGCCCCTGGGCATCTCTGGCACCTTCAACTACATGTTGGTGTTCCAGGCCGAGCACAACATCCTGATGCACCCCTTCCACATGCTGGGCGTCGCAGGTGTTTTCGGCGGCAGCCTGTTCTCCGCCATGCACGGCTCCCTGGTGACCTCCTCCCTGGTGCGTGAAACCACCGAGAGCGAGTCCCAGAACTACGGCTACAAGTTCGGCCAAGAGGAAGAGACCTACAACATCGTGGCTGCCCACGGTTACTTCGGTCGCCTGATCTTCCAATACGCCTCCTTCAACAACAGCCGTAGCCTTCACTTCTTCCTGGCTGCCTGGCCTGTTGTCGGCATCTGGTTCACCGCCCTCGGCGTGTCAACCATGGCCTTCAACCTGAACGGCTTCAACTTCAACCAGTCCATCCTTGATGGTCAGGGCCGCGTCCTGAACACCTGGGCTGATGTGCTGAACCGTGCCGGCCTCGGCATGGAAGTGATGCACGAGCGCAACGCTCACAACTTCCCCCTCGACCTGGCTGCTGCTGAGTCCACTCCTGTGGCTCTGCAAGCTCCTGCCATCGGTTGA
- a CDS encoding PAP/fibrillin family protein gives MSDARDDLVSILQRTPNDPSIAERVSALEQSHPADLSRDSALLEGVWDLRWSSSSQPWLRQAPWLENLQVLDPAQKRGCNLLRLRGPFGAMGAISVQADLEVINEKRVQVKFHKGGWLGPSLPGIGQLKLLREVEQSFPAWLDITFLDEELRICRGNAGTTFALLRHESITKDELLE, from the coding sequence ATGTCGGATGCACGCGATGATCTGGTGTCAATACTTCAGCGCACTCCCAATGACCCCAGCATTGCTGAACGAGTATCAGCACTTGAACAATCACACCCAGCTGATTTAAGCCGCGATTCTGCGCTTCTTGAGGGTGTATGGGACTTGCGTTGGAGCAGTTCAAGCCAGCCCTGGTTGCGTCAAGCACCATGGCTAGAGAATCTTCAGGTTCTGGACCCTGCTCAGAAAAGAGGATGCAATTTACTCCGACTGCGTGGACCATTTGGAGCAATGGGAGCAATCAGCGTCCAGGCTGATCTGGAAGTAATCAACGAGAAACGAGTCCAGGTCAAATTCCATAAAGGAGGCTGGCTTGGCCCCTCATTACCAGGAATTGGCCAACTCAAGTTATTACGCGAGGTTGAGCAAAGCTTCCCTGCATGGCTGGATATCACGTTCTTGGACGAAGAATTACGAATTTGCAGAGGCAATGCAGGTACAACCTTTGCACTGCTGCGTCATGAAAGCATCACTAAAGACGAACTTCTGGAATAA
- a CDS encoding GIY-YIG nuclease family protein encodes MAEVLLDTKFWNKVFKILKPATVVAVKKIKGNAKGKLIPSDYSLNMNRNTDNKVGFILKCMAENVEGPYSAKSRILVAKQRAQKEGITGSIIKEIEKSIVIVAIHEGILPETARYEGKHVVVIQSQNEANSITYSTEAYGFVYFVKNSDIYKIGITENLLRRMKELNPDEILNSVRCSNYQEVERKMHAHFKEKRIPQTEYFRLDPAEVEQAHSLMTDLADFKGR; translated from the coding sequence TTGGCTGAGGTCCTCCTAGACACGAAGTTCTGGAACAAGGTCTTCAAGATTCTGAAGCCGGCAACTGTTGTTGCAGTAAAGAAAATTAAGGGGAACGCAAAAGGAAAGCTCATACCATCCGATTACAGCCTCAACATGAATAGGAATACAGACAACAAAGTTGGCTTCATTCTTAAATGCATGGCAGAGAACGTTGAAGGGCCCTACTCAGCTAAAAGTAGAATTCTTGTCGCAAAACAAAGAGCCCAGAAAGAGGGCATCACAGGATCCATAATAAAAGAAATTGAAAAATCAATTGTCATAGTGGCAATTCATGAGGGAATCCTCCCTGAGACAGCGCGCTACGAAGGGAAGCATGTTGTCGTCATTCAGAGTCAGAACGAAGCGAACTCAATAACGTATTCAACCGAGGCGTATGGATTCGTTTACTTCGTCAAAAATTCTGACATCTACAAAATTGGAATTACCGAGAATCTGCTTAGGCGGATGAAAGAGCTGAACCCTGATGAGATTCTCAACTCGGTTCGTTGCAGCAACTACCAAGAGGTCGAAAGGAAAATGCATGCTCATTTCAAAGAAAAAAGGATTCCACAAACGGAATACTTCCGACTTGATCCGGCCGAGGTAGAGCAAGCACACTCCCTGATGACTGACTTGGCCGATTTCAAGGGCCGCTGA
- a CDS encoding DUF3288 family protein, whose protein sequence is MTDDTQQTHPLYAIDRDQIDAVLGHEGTPGPQQLTTIAALFSRYADFPGAEDIRDDLQKCLTLWGLSRDELNLKTREIWESGWRPGQDPVAEGVGSGADVEDAEA, encoded by the coding sequence ATGACCGACGACACGCAACAAACCCATCCGCTTTACGCCATCGATCGCGACCAGATCGATGCTGTTTTGGGTCATGAGGGCACGCCAGGTCCGCAGCAGTTGACAACGATTGCTGCATTGTTTTCTCGTTATGCGGATTTTCCTGGCGCTGAAGATATTCGCGATGATCTTCAAAAATGTCTCACGCTATGGGGATTATCGCGCGACGAGTTGAACCTCAAGACGCGGGAAATCTGGGAAAGTGGTTGGCGGCCTGGGCAGGATCCCGTGGCTGAGGGTGTTGGTTCTGGGGCCGATGTTGAAGATGCAGAAGCTTGA
- a CDS encoding site-specific integrase, whose product MLSTDELDLLISKLPEQHHQIVAEICRRTGCRIGEATQLTWGMISESAVTFQRGITKGKLASRSVPVTPQLWEALRSWRAAWVVRQGREPLGGDYLVPGRFAGSCLSTRSFMDALERAAAESGLEGVSSHSFRRSALTSAHNAGVPLRVLMALSGHKSMSALQRYLEVTPQQREEAAATFA is encoded by the coding sequence GTGTTGAGCACCGACGAGCTCGATTTATTGATTTCAAAGCTGCCTGAGCAGCATCACCAAATCGTTGCCGAGATTTGTCGCCGTACTGGCTGCCGCATTGGCGAGGCAACGCAGCTCACCTGGGGCATGATTTCGGAATCTGCCGTTACGTTCCAGCGGGGGATCACCAAAGGCAAGCTGGCAAGTCGGTCGGTGCCGGTAACGCCGCAGCTATGGGAAGCCCTGCGCTCTTGGAGAGCTGCTTGGGTGGTACGGCAGGGTCGCGAACCTCTAGGTGGTGACTATCTCGTTCCAGGCAGATTTGCAGGTTCTTGCCTGAGTACGCGCAGCTTTATGGATGCGCTTGAAAGGGCCGCGGCTGAATCGGGCCTAGAAGGCGTTTCTAGCCACTCTTTTCGGCGTTCGGCCTTAACTTCGGCGCACAATGCTGGAGTGCCGTTGAGGGTGCTTATGGCCCTGTCTGGGCATAAATCAATGTCAGCGCTCCAGCGGTACTTAGAAGTAACTCCTCAGCAGCGTGAGGAAGCCGCTGCGACTTTTGCCTGA
- a CDS encoding HNH endonuclease has protein sequence MESSVVPRGRALYEKSEQCFRQSLFIKISTLKKKCGYSDLDTKDFFDELCRAYIDTKGRGWENRITSNFLSAFPDHHLHTLCVVSHKSLKFQRPLVYLALHAGWIRRSPDGLYEPSDRALAAEILRQNNSLNWEDILLNELNKRGIAFDPPKSLLPPLRGELKGEELISQCEHLISSRSLLPTSWIDLAKACGYNKDNKVEFINNLFSGLNKRFAGNKQKAVGDIVSTFYDYELEVLANQKAGAKRLRTLWNFFAARNGWIVPDKRVKEHDYKGDVTGIIDAIRSAHRGLPINEILLMESKRRSDSKIEELRKNQDLKRRKLERNSILDLGSGQEEAKRFLLLSGRDLVDFAVDALTEGVPETSICLRSGYKIDKIASFRKAFSKAASVSFGPLSRMVQEYIQSTDEVVLPKDKLDENNSQNPASLVALDRQLRLLQTKVRVRDSGFREAVFALHGTTCLCCDFSIKSVLEAAHIVPVSEQGSDEPRNGIPLCPTHHSAFDKHLFCIDPQTNLIVFRSDISGSLLKLTKTRIEKELSTDAIQKRLNLFKSHNNSQNHSTSSSAKQAKSS, from the coding sequence ATGGAATCATCAGTAGTCCCAAGAGGAAGGGCTCTATATGAGAAATCTGAACAGTGCTTTCGTCAAAGCCTATTTATAAAGATATCTACCTTAAAAAAGAAATGTGGCTATTCAGATCTTGATACAAAAGACTTTTTTGATGAGCTCTGCCGAGCCTACATAGACACAAAAGGCAGAGGATGGGAGAATCGAATTACTTCTAATTTTTTATCCGCATTCCCAGACCATCATCTCCATACTCTTTGTGTAGTTAGCCATAAATCACTTAAATTCCAAAGACCACTAGTTTATCTTGCACTCCATGCTGGATGGATCAGGCGAAGTCCTGACGGATTGTATGAACCGTCAGATCGGGCGCTGGCAGCCGAAATACTTCGCCAAAATAATAGTTTAAACTGGGAAGATATTCTTCTTAACGAGTTGAACAAAAGAGGCATCGCATTTGATCCTCCAAAATCTTTGCTTCCACCATTGCGAGGCGAGCTTAAGGGCGAAGAATTGATTTCACAATGCGAACACTTGATATCAAGTCGTTCGCTTCTACCTACAAGCTGGATAGACTTAGCTAAAGCTTGTGGATACAATAAAGACAATAAAGTTGAGTTCATAAACAATCTATTCTCTGGTCTAAACAAAAGATTTGCAGGCAATAAGCAGAAAGCAGTGGGCGATATTGTTTCCACTTTTTATGACTATGAGCTAGAAGTGCTAGCTAATCAAAAGGCTGGCGCAAAAAGGTTAAGAACTCTTTGGAACTTTTTTGCGGCTCGCAATGGCTGGATCGTTCCTGATAAAAGAGTCAAAGAGCATGATTACAAAGGCGATGTAACTGGAATCATCGACGCAATTAGGAGTGCGCATCGTGGATTACCTATAAACGAGATCCTTTTAATGGAATCCAAGAGAAGGTCTGATTCCAAAATTGAAGAACTGCGTAAAAACCAAGATCTTAAACGTAGAAAGCTCGAGAGAAATTCGATACTAGATCTCGGTTCTGGTCAAGAAGAAGCAAAAAGATTTTTGCTTCTTTCAGGTCGAGATTTAGTCGATTTTGCCGTGGATGCATTGACTGAAGGCGTCCCTGAAACCTCAATTTGTCTACGCTCAGGCTATAAAATAGACAAGATTGCTTCGTTCAGGAAGGCTTTTAGCAAAGCAGCTTCAGTCAGTTTTGGACCTCTAAGCAGAATGGTTCAAGAATACATTCAATCTACTGACGAAGTGGTTCTACCTAAGGATAAACTAGATGAGAATAATTCACAAAATCCAGCAAGCTTAGTTGCACTTGATAGACAGCTTCGCCTCTTGCAGACAAAAGTAAGGGTTAGAGACTCTGGATTTCGTGAAGCGGTTTTCGCATTACATGGAACAACATGCTTATGTTGTGATTTCAGTATCAAGAGTGTTCTAGAGGCGGCGCATATAGTGCCTGTCTCTGAGCAAGGTTCCGACGAACCAAGAAATGGAATTCCACTTTGCCCAACACATCACAGCGCTTTTGATAAGCATCTGTTCTGCATTGATCCACAAACAAATTTAATTGTTTTTAGAAGCGATATTTCTGGTAGTCTCTTAAAATTAACCAAAACCCGCATTGAGAAGGAACTTTCAACCGATGCGATTCAGAAGAGACTGAATCTATTTAAATCTCACAATAACTCTCAGAATCATTCAACTTCTTCATCAGCCAAGCAAGCTAAGTCTTCTTAA
- a CDS encoding DUF389 domain-containing protein, with protein MVVDQQSLLEKQDRLEELQRSYDGEERLNESFIVLTIGASLIASLGLVADNNAVIIGAMVVAPWILPLRVAVFAILIGQARLLSRSLITLVAGAGITLFLSMGLGFIARAQDLLLVEALPEQIVSRLEPNTFDLGIALAAGAIATYAKVNPGAVSSMAGTAIAVALVPPVCVMGLMLSGPDISSAQGPALLYAANLLGILIGGITVLAIREPYFRDKLRRRRRSRLPVLLALVLAVLVGQKLYGRYEQYRFKLKREVAQKQIESEIRYYLKNETLIFGANDAVELGKVVFDWPNYWEQDKAPSFQVVVRSLDPTLPSYKQVQNIQDTINSRLAGQFPGLELQMQVQRINMSVVEGNEVDVEVDLEQLFNELDTALAPAQLLEDETKEEAEDSANTGICLETDC; from the coding sequence GTGGTTGTTGATCAACAATCGCTTCTCGAAAAACAAGATCGTCTCGAAGAACTGCAGCGCAGTTACGACGGCGAAGAACGGTTGAACGAATCATTCATCGTTCTGACGATTGGCGCCAGCCTGATCGCCAGCCTGGGTTTGGTCGCCGACAACAATGCTGTGATCATCGGTGCCATGGTTGTGGCGCCGTGGATCCTGCCGCTGCGGGTGGCGGTGTTCGCGATTCTGATCGGGCAGGCAAGGCTGTTATCCCGATCACTGATCACCCTTGTCGCCGGAGCAGGGATCACCTTGTTCCTATCGATGGGATTGGGCTTCATCGCACGCGCTCAAGACTTGCTTTTGGTCGAGGCCTTGCCAGAACAGATCGTCTCCCGACTGGAGCCCAACACCTTTGATCTGGGAATCGCTCTGGCGGCAGGTGCGATCGCGACCTACGCCAAGGTCAACCCCGGTGCTGTGAGTTCGATGGCCGGCACGGCGATTGCCGTGGCCTTGGTTCCGCCGGTTTGCGTGATGGGATTGATGCTCTCCGGGCCAGACATCAGCAGTGCCCAGGGTCCTGCACTGCTCTATGCCGCCAACCTGCTTGGAATACTGATTGGTGGAATCACGGTGCTGGCGATTCGTGAGCCGTACTTCCGCGACAAACTCAGGCGCCGCCGCCGCTCACGCTTACCCGTGCTGTTGGCATTGGTTTTGGCCGTGCTGGTGGGTCAAAAACTGTATGGAAGATATGAGCAATACCGATTCAAGCTGAAACGAGAGGTTGCTCAAAAACAGATTGAATCCGAGATCCGCTACTACCTCAAAAATGAAACATTAATCTTTGGCGCCAACGACGCCGTGGAACTGGGAAAAGTTGTATTCGACTGGCCCAACTACTGGGAACAAGATAAGGCCCCAAGCTTCCAGGTGGTGGTGCGATCGCTCGACCCCACGCTGCCGAGTTACAAGCAGGTTCAGAACATCCAAGACACGATCAACAGCAGACTTGCAGGCCAATTCCCCGGCCTTGAACTACAGATGCAGGTGCAACGCATCAATATGAGCGTGGTGGAAGGAAATGAAGTAGACGTGGAGGTTGATCTCGAGCAACTCTTCAACGAGTTAGATACTGCCCTCGCACCAGCACAGTTGCTTGAAGATGAAACGAAAGAGGAAGCTGAAGACTCCGCTAATACTGGAATTTGTTTAGAGACAGATTGCTGA
- a CDS encoding YqaE/Pmp3 family membrane protein encodes MTCGDIFRIIIALFIPPLGVFTQVGLTQPFWINLVIYLFAVGGLGFPVLFGMWPAAVIHALFVILTRK; translated from the coding sequence ATGACCTGCGGCGACATCTTTCGGATCATCATTGCTCTGTTCATTCCACCCCTTGGTGTCTTCACCCAGGTGGGGTTGACCCAGCCCTTTTGGATCAACCTGGTGATTTATCTCTTCGCTGTGGGCGGCCTTGGTTTTCCGGTGTTGTTCGGCATGTGGCCAGCCGCTGTGATTCACGCCCTGTTTGTCATCCTGACTCGCAAATAA
- a CDS encoding DUF3104 domain-containing protein: MSVDHASAVAAPKADPVFLHVKAAMTVIVTDTEGAWRMADVIWVDGGARNPKVPTLLQVADVDTGVINRVNADLVTHIVPRV, translated from the coding sequence ATGTCGGTTGATCATGCAAGCGCCGTTGCTGCGCCGAAGGCGGATCCTGTTTTCCTGCACGTCAAAGCAGCCATGACCGTGATCGTCACTGACACGGAAGGCGCCTGGCGCATGGCTGATGTGATCTGGGTCGATGGCGGTGCCAGGAACCCCAAAGTTCCAACGTTGCTCCAGGTCGCTGATGTCGATACCGGCGTCATCAACCGGGTGAACGCTGACCTGGTGACTCACATCGTTCCAAGGGTTTGA
- a CDS encoding DUF3987 domain-containing protein yields MGTSTPLAAHNICIKDAERHLNIVGFVIGEAVLLFLWGGTRTGHIPIWSHEEGRTCNWKLAGEWCSKRHAEEKYWEHAISSLQNGGGSLGFRGSPGGTKANEIFEVRFLIYEIDSKEVSVEEQIEIWRHAGLPEPTLMVFTGNKSVHVYYVLDKPCGVAEGERARAGLSAQVDGYLAKTYSAEVKTDHSMHRANQPLRLAGSVHPDTGQRAEIVGGCEKRYALEDILQCCPEVEAPEKKSRANGSGFISQEHKKHLQIGDPERDIKIFIDIVENWLDPKSKETRGYNLFLMIGMVAHLLSSRSSDEWLLFPYWNDWCSKAPKYDGESALENKWSSFSNEGSREDHWDLGSLIEEARKFGYEPPSARPIELSPPQKEESATAPLLDDVFPAPLAHDLKLMSCFSPWPEALVINSYLVAVSTAARMGTEVVLCEATNFSVPLNLFHCVVGKTGTQKSPAQKALIKQPLVHYADYVRGLYEDKLASYNEQVKDSDDEYDPPKPATVSLSDTNQEGLEEQLITQEEYGLALLIAKDELAGVFISMDQYKGGGSKAGTGQGKQLLELYDGGSFETKRVGKSRFCSRTKVSITGSIQPDVLVKLQTDDDADGMWARFLFSELPSIPATLPRDVPRQQLEEIKLAREAVGEILRLIGSKNPPLLQLQLSTEAQAIFSDYYDRKSLEASKAALGSHAGLLNKAPGKVGRIAGLLWLISAAIDRPSCPAEIDASMVERAIRIVDHSDAYATQFQRMANQTEEERCSFRLHEIALKKPGRWISRRELGQGLDKHLRENFKAEQQREMLQELANNGYGEVRPGPKGGLEYRAAPDAGRDRGDEGGQG; encoded by the coding sequence ATGGGCACCAGTACTCCGTTAGCTGCTCACAATATCTGCATCAAGGATGCAGAACGACACCTGAATATCGTCGGCTTTGTGATTGGTGAAGCCGTCCTTCTGTTTTTGTGGGGTGGTACACGCACCGGTCACATCCCTATTTGGTCACACGAGGAAGGACGGACATGTAATTGGAAGCTTGCTGGCGAATGGTGCAGCAAGAGGCACGCAGAAGAAAAGTACTGGGAGCATGCGATATCAAGTCTCCAGAACGGTGGCGGCAGCCTTGGATTTCGTGGATCACCTGGCGGAACCAAAGCCAATGAAATCTTCGAGGTGCGCTTCCTCATCTATGAGATCGACAGCAAAGAAGTCTCGGTAGAGGAGCAAATAGAAATCTGGCGACATGCAGGACTGCCGGAACCAACGCTGATGGTTTTTACCGGCAACAAGTCAGTGCATGTTTACTACGTACTGGATAAGCCCTGCGGGGTTGCGGAGGGTGAACGCGCTCGGGCGGGTCTTAGTGCTCAAGTCGATGGGTATCTGGCGAAGACCTATTCGGCGGAAGTCAAAACCGACCACAGCATGCACAGGGCTAACCAGCCGCTGCGGTTGGCAGGGTCGGTGCACCCCGATACGGGACAGCGTGCCGAAATCGTTGGCGGCTGCGAAAAGCGCTACGCCCTGGAGGACATCCTCCAGTGTTGCCCGGAGGTAGAAGCACCCGAGAAAAAATCCCGGGCCAATGGCTCTGGATTCATTTCTCAGGAGCACAAAAAACACCTACAGATCGGCGACCCTGAGCGCGACATCAAGATCTTCATTGACATCGTCGAGAATTGGCTCGATCCAAAGAGTAAGGAGACGCGGGGATACAACCTCTTCCTCATGATTGGGATGGTGGCACACCTGCTGTCGTCCCGTTCAAGCGACGAATGGCTGCTGTTCCCTTACTGGAATGACTGGTGCTCCAAGGCTCCCAAATACGACGGCGAGTCTGCTCTCGAAAACAAGTGGAGCAGCTTCAGTAACGAAGGAAGCAGGGAAGATCATTGGGACCTTGGGTCGCTCATCGAGGAGGCTCGGAAGTTCGGATATGAGCCCCCAAGTGCACGGCCGATTGAACTGAGTCCACCACAGAAGGAGGAATCAGCGACGGCGCCGTTACTGGATGACGTCTTCCCAGCACCACTGGCTCATGACTTGAAGCTGATGAGTTGCTTTTCTCCGTGGCCGGAAGCACTGGTGATCAATTCGTATTTGGTCGCTGTCTCCACTGCCGCTCGAATGGGTACTGAGGTCGTCTTGTGTGAAGCGACTAACTTCAGTGTTCCGTTGAACTTGTTCCACTGCGTGGTGGGCAAGACAGGAACGCAGAAATCCCCGGCCCAGAAGGCACTGATCAAACAACCGCTGGTGCACTACGCGGATTATGTCCGTGGTTTGTACGAAGACAAACTTGCCTCGTACAACGAGCAGGTGAAAGACAGCGATGACGAATACGACCCGCCGAAACCTGCAACCGTCTCTCTCAGTGACACCAATCAGGAGGGGCTTGAGGAGCAACTCATCACGCAGGAGGAGTACGGCCTGGCACTTCTGATCGCTAAGGATGAATTAGCTGGTGTCTTCATCAGCATGGATCAGTACAAGGGTGGTGGCAGCAAGGCCGGCACAGGACAGGGCAAGCAACTTCTCGAGCTTTACGACGGCGGCAGTTTCGAAACCAAGCGTGTTGGCAAGAGCCGCTTTTGTTCCAGGACGAAGGTCAGCATCACTGGCTCAATTCAGCCGGATGTTCTGGTGAAGCTGCAGACAGATGACGATGCAGATGGGATGTGGGCACGCTTCCTGTTCTCTGAGTTGCCGTCAATACCGGCAACGCTTCCCAGGGACGTGCCGCGTCAACAACTCGAGGAAATCAAGCTGGCTCGTGAGGCTGTTGGAGAAATCCTGCGGCTCATTGGCAGCAAAAATCCACCCCTTTTGCAGCTCCAACTCAGCACAGAGGCTCAAGCGATTTTTAGCGATTACTACGACCGCAAAAGCTTGGAGGCTTCCAAGGCTGCCCTGGGTTCACATGCTGGTCTGCTGAATAAAGCTCCAGGGAAAGTGGGGCGGATTGCTGGCTTGCTCTGGTTGATTAGTGCAGCAATCGACAGGCCCAGCTGTCCAGCAGAAATTGATGCCTCAATGGTGGAACGGGCAATTCGGATCGTTGATCACAGCGATGCCTACGCCACCCAGTTCCAGCGGATGGCAAATCAAACAGAGGAGGAGCGGTGCTCGTTCCGCCTTCATGAGATTGCTCTGAAGAAACCAGGCCGCTGGATCTCAAGGAGGGAACTCGGGCAAGGCCTCGACAAACACCTCAGAGAGAATTTCAAAGCCGAGCAGCAAAGAGAGATGCTCCAAGAGTTGGCCAACAACGGCTACGGGGAGGTGCGTCCGGGGCCAAAAGGTGGCTTGGAGTATCGAGCTGCTCCAGATGCTGGGAGGGATAGGGGGGACGAAGGAGGGCAGGGGTGA
- a CDS encoding prohibitin family protein — translation MQTPRRINDPTNSLAVVVAIVLSALLLLGQALFIVPAGKVAVVTTLGKVSGGSRLPGLNLKVPFIQSVYPFDVRTQVKPEEFATLTKDLQVIEATATVKYAVRPNEAGRIYRTIAGNDREIYPRIIQPSLLKALKSVFSQYELVTIATEWNDISALVERTVAEELDKFDYVEVRGLDLTGLQIAEEYRAAIEQKQIAEQQLLRAQTEVKIAEQEALRYDTLNRSLDDQVLYKLFLDKWDGQTEVVPALPGSNGSTPPVIVGRRN, via the coding sequence ATGCAGACCCCACGACGGATCAACGATCCCACCAACAGCCTCGCCGTCGTGGTTGCCATCGTTCTCAGCGCACTGCTGTTGTTGGGCCAGGCTCTGTTCATCGTTCCAGCCGGCAAGGTTGCCGTGGTCACCACCTTGGGCAAGGTGAGCGGAGGATCGCGACTGCCCGGCCTCAATCTCAAAGTGCCGTTCATTCAATCGGTGTATCCCTTTGATGTGCGAACCCAGGTCAAACCGGAGGAATTTGCCACCCTCACCAAAGACCTCCAGGTGATTGAAGCCACCGCAACTGTGAAATACGCGGTTCGTCCCAACGAAGCTGGACGGATCTACCGAACGATCGCCGGCAATGACCGTGAGATCTATCCCCGCATCATTCAGCCGTCATTGCTGAAAGCCCTGAAGTCGGTCTTCTCCCAGTACGAGCTGGTCACCATTGCCACCGAATGGAACGACATCTCCGCCCTGGTGGAGCGCACGGTTGCCGAAGAGCTGGACAAGTTTGATTATGTGGAAGTGCGCGGTCTTGACCTCACAGGCCTGCAGATCGCCGAGGAATATCGCGCCGCCATTGAACAAAAACAGATCGCCGAGCAACAACTGCTCCGCGCCCAAACCGAAGTGAAGATCGCTGAACAGGAAGCCCTGCGTTACGACACCCTGAATCGCAGTCTTGATGATCAGGTTCTCTACAAACTGTTCCTCGACAAGTGGGATGGGCAAACGGAGGTGGTACCGGCCCTTCCGGGCAGCAATGGCAGCACACCTCCAGTAATTGTGGGGCGACGCAACTGA
- a CDS encoding DUF3303 domain-containing protein, with amino-acid sequence MTFLMHWSFKTGYHEIAAKKFLATGAPFPECKSWKRWHAPGSVEGWILVEADNADACYEHAAEWAECLDWEVTPVLSDEQAGPLIAKAYS; translated from the coding sequence ATGACCTTTTTGATGCACTGGTCGTTCAAGACCGGCTACCACGAAATTGCTGCCAAGAAGTTCCTGGCAACGGGTGCGCCTTTCCCTGAGTGCAAGTCCTGGAAGCGTTGGCATGCCCCTGGCTCGGTTGAAGGCTGGATCCTCGTGGAGGCAGACAACGCTGATGCCTGTTACGAGCATGCCGCCGAGTGGGCCGAGTGCCTTGACTGGGAGGTCACCCCAGTGCTGTCAGATGAGCAGGCTGGCCCCCTGATTGCCAAGGCCTACAGCTGA